CCATAAATTTAGTGTTTGTAAATCCTTGAAACTTTCATGCTCACTAATTAAACATGTTTATGGAAGATTGAATGTTAATGTCACAAAATTGGGTTGCGATTATAACTAAGATATTCTAAATaccttgaaaatttttaacaaataaacacgagaaatcaaattgcttaaaattaacatgtttgatcacaattcaattaatataaattatgtatttttctaATTTCTCGATGATCAAATAAAGTAAAAggtataaattaataaatgcgAATGAGTTAAGTGAAATTGCACGCGCGACGCATTTAATAACTTCATGTTCAAAATAATGTATAACCAAAAGAATAAAcctaaataatttttctttaaaaattatgctCAATCAATTTAGAAAGACATGTATATGTTCAagggtaaaattgaaaatgattcaACACCCTAAGGGAcaaatgcaaatgaaaagaGGAAAATGAGAGGCAAATATGTAAATTTGCAAAATTACCAACCCACACCGGGGCTATATATAGGTACGAGAAATGGAGAAGGTGCATACAAAACAATAGGCATTGTAGGTTTTAACAAAGTGATGAAGATGGAGAGTGGCGAGTCGAGCTTGACGAAGAGGAGGGGGAGACCATCAGTAGCAGCAGGCTAAGGAGTGGTCGCCATTGACGCTAGCCACCTTGAGGGCGGTGAAAGAGAAGGCTGAAAAAAGGGTCAATAGGATGTCACTGGGTGTCACCATATCCAATACTTTGACAACACCGATGCTCCTTATGACTGGTTGCTCCCTGGTTGGATAGTTGAAGAGCGCTTTGTTCCGTCTGGCTATAGGGGCCGCGGCAGGATCTATAAGGTATATATCAAACCACCATTGTTTCCTTCATCCTACATACATGTATGCAAATAttaagatgatgatgatgatgatgattgtGATGATGATGGTGCAATACTACTATGATCCAGTTGGGCATTCGTACCGCACCAAACGTCAAGTCTTGTTTGCATGGGAGGAATTAAACATCATTTGCCTTGatacataattataattaatcaaatgtGAAAACTCCATGGAAATAAACACACGCACGCACAGAGAAAAacctaattttatttagttatataCATTATctatcttttttcattttttggggTTAATTAAATTGCAGGGTTTCTCACTCCACCATGTCAGAGTCATGAAGATGTTGAACTAGATCAAGAACGTGAAGACTTTTTCTTGTGTTTCAAATGTTTTGTATGTTGAATATATGATggaaataacaattttataaattaaataaaagttgtttaagCTATAAACTCAACTTCTCTTTAGATGGTGATGGTGGACAGTGCTAGTATCGGTTGAGGGAGGGAGAAAGTGATGAAAAATGGTGAAGGGCTCGAGAGTGTCCAAAAGTTCACCATTCCATTCctcatttttattgttttatggAGAGGGAGTGATGGGTTGATGGAGATGGCATAGGGTGGCTGGTGAGAATGGCAGCAGGGGTAGAGGCAGGTAGGGTGGCTGATGGGATGGGGGCAGCTGAGTAGAGGGTCCAGACAACAGCATAAGGAAAGGGGCAAAGTACCAAATTgcaatgatttgaaaaattgtgagactttttgtaattttcctttttctgattttttatattttttgaattatgtaatgtttttagattttttttttttatgaatatggcaagtagatatatatatatacattcaaaatgccaaaaagaaatttaagccCATTAACCCAAATTTCAACCATGTTTGAAGAATTCaacattttactttaaattagcAATATCCggaatttaaaatcaataaaacacaGTTAGAATCATAGCCTAATACATTTATCCAAattaatctttgattttttcaaTCGAGCCCAGGCTTTCGagtatattcaatttttttaaaagttgatcAGAAGAATCATAGCCTAATACATTTATCCAGATATGTATCAAACACgaatatttcaagaaaaaaaattgatttggaCCTAACATAGATAAAACCACACCAATCcgtatgtatatattaaaaaaaaacagtatTTCCAAAACTCACTTTCATCCATTTTTGCCTTCGGTCCCTTGCAACCATTGTTCTAATTTAGCCTCTTTATCTGCCTTGAATTCGTCGAAGTTTTCGGACCCGAACGATAACTTATGGTGTGAAAGTTCAACATCATCCTCGGGTTCTTccttttcatcttcttcattggGTTCATCGGCCATTTGACCCGATACCGGTAGCTCATCAGCTTCTGTATCAGGAATTGACGGTGGAGCTGGTTGTGAAGGTGGCTTTTGGGGCTCGGTTTCCATCTGTTCCTTGGTATCAAGTTGTGGCCACTTAAAATTGCTTGCTTTTTGTTTTGCGGACTTGATTACAGTCGAAAAATAATTACTCCCATCAAACTGGATGTTCCCAGCAGGATTCCAAGACATTGGTCCCGAAGAGCTAGTTCTTCCCATCCGAAAGCTTGAAGCAGGGCTGTGGATCAATCCTCTCTTCGGTTGTTTTGAGGACATTAACATTAAGGAACTCTTAATGTCCTTAATCATCTCGTCTGCAATTGGGAAACCGCATTCCTTCATCGATCTCACCGTGGTGATAGAATCTTCCAAGTCTTGTGTGTGTAAAGTTGCTTCATGAGATTTTTCTACAACGTGATTACGGAGATTAACTACGTTAGGAATGGCATTCTCGGTGTGCTGTTGAATGTAGAAAAGTCCTACTGAGGGTTCATTCGCCACGAACTTTATCATCTCAGCTACGGATTCGGTTATCTCCAAGAAACCATCCACGGTGGAGAATCCATTCATCTTGTTGAAGGTGAATGGCAATTCATCACTGAGGTTTGTCCGAAAATCACAAATCGAAATCCATGTCAAAAGGGAtgttttaaaagagaaaaaaaccaTGCTATTTGCTCCATCTAACAACGATATCCAATACATTTCAGACATGAATATAGGGCATGATCCTctaattatatgaaaaaatgTCAAACATATACCATATCCAACACTTGCCCAAATCTGGATAACATAAAAGCTAATGGAAAATTTCATTCCTACAATCAATGTCCCAAAATTggcattttttttaactttccacTATAATCCCTAAGAAAGTGATGTAAACAGAAACAATTAGAATAAAATTGATCCCCAATTTGAACAACAATCATCATCAAACACCTTATTCATGGCTGGTAGTGCCGTAGTGGGTTTCAATTTAAATCTCGAGCTATGcaggattaaaaaaaaaaccctcaaaatctatcaaattaatgGCTTTTAGAACCCTAATTCCCAAATGTAATTTTGACCAGAAAGTGCAgattttgatttcacaaaagGTTGCTTCTCTACTGTCGAGATAAACCTTCAACTCATACCAATCCAATTCCAAATAATATTTCATGGATTATTCAatgaattttagggtttaatttcatagcaaagagagagagagagagagagagagagagagagagagagagaaatcaGATAAACAAGGCATCAGCAATTTAGCCAAAAACAAGAACcgattgaacaaaaaaaagagaaaatttaaattaaaaaaaaaggacaaggcatttaaattaatacccacattaaaacacgagaaaataacaaaaacccagaaatcaaaatgtgaaattgactttgatttattcaattaaaaaggGAGAAATTACTTACCAGACGAAACGAATAGAAGAACAGTTGAATTTGCCAAAGAAGAAGACAAAAGAACAATCTTCTGGTTTTAGAtcaaaagaaagattaaaaagCTTCAAACTGGGATAGTTAAAagcttcaaacttttttttttttttatgttatctcTGTTCTTTATCTATGAAGCTCcgttgataatttatttattatttttaaaatattatcttttatttatataaaatccaTAAGTTATCATAAATGAACTAACGCCATATAGAGACAAAGACGAAACTTGTTTTGTAgctttatctttttttaatgatttttttatttctaaaaattttatttaattgattaaattttttttcgattgatattaatattgttCTTGATGCAAAGGGACATGAATTTGAGTATGTTGAAGCTAGACCTGTTCATGGACAAAGCTATCACCCAAGCTCGCCCCAAATTCAAGAGggtttgagaaaaaatattatacctaaaaaataagtttgggtaaaaaaataaacCCGTTTAAAATATAAGTCAGGTTtgggcttgaacattcaaggctcGAACCCGACCCTGattcattttaagtttataatactttatattattttatttttatatattatgtaatttagaacacattaaaaaaattaacatattttaaatataaaatactactctaatgtaaacattaaaaaaatattaagatgactatataaaagttttcaataaataaaaactgcataaaactattaaatattaaataatataatataaatattttttaaaaataatatgagtagGTCTAAAATGGGTTTAGGTCagtcttttgcaaatatgagTAAGTTTTGgcaaaatttaaacccaaaatttaggCGGAGATGAGTTTGGacaagtataaaatatgttaatatcatgtttagatccgacccatgaacacctctagttaAAGTGcattatcatcttatttaagggttaaagAAAGATAGTTTATATCTATACTTAtatctatctatttattttaaatattttactctATCACATATCAATAGAGTACTaattcaattatgaaattattaaaatatcttttcatgactcttatataaattaaattatatttttatgaaagtgttttcattttttatataataaattcataaaatgtgattaattatttgaaactAGAATATCATTCATGATAAACAATTAGTTTTACCATTATAATCAAAACATCAATTAGCTTTTTTCACTCgtaaaatattactaaattaatatcaCGAGTCA
This genomic stretch from Gossypium raimondii isolate GPD5lz chromosome 6, ASM2569854v1, whole genome shotgun sequence harbors:
- the LOC105774303 gene encoding uncharacterized protein LOC105774303, which codes for MNGFSTVDGFLEITESVAEMIKFVANEPSVGLFYIQQHTENAIPNVVNLRNHVVEKSHEATLHTQDLEDSITTVRSMKECGFPIADEMIKDIKSSLMLMSSKQPKRGLIHSPASSFRMGRTSSSGPMSWNPAGNIQFDGSNYFSTVIKSAKQKASNFKWPQLDTKEQMETEPQKPPSQPAPPSIPDTEADELPVSGQMADEPNEEDEKEEPEDDVELSHHKLSFGSENFDEFKADKEAKLEQWLQGTEGKNG